The Deltaproteobacteria bacterium genome window below encodes:
- a CDS encoding FAD binding domain-containing protein codes for MRATLDGFEVARARSLDDVLARFAEGGWSALAGGTDLMVTLGALALAPCRLVDVWAVPELRGITVHDDVVVLGALTTYAEVQAHPLLVAEFPMLVEAARLSGAAAIQNRGTLGGNVANASPAADSPPALLAYGAELELVSRAGRRRVPYRGFHTGYKASLRRADEIITALVLPRPRAGTAPVQHYRKVGTRKAQAIAKVGLAFAMDLRDGVVHDVRLGLSSVAATPLFAERTADCMRGRPLRAIIDEAAATLADEVTPIDDVRSTGAYRRRVAVNLLRDALEAAAAGRAPVDSL; via the coding sequence ATGAGGGCCACACTCGACGGCTTCGAGGTCGCCCGCGCGCGCAGTCTCGACGACGTGCTCGCGCGCTTTGCCGAGGGCGGCTGGTCGGCGCTCGCCGGTGGCACCGATCTCATGGTGACGCTCGGTGCACTCGCGCTCGCGCCGTGCCGGCTGGTCGACGTGTGGGCGGTGCCGGAGCTGCGCGGCATCACCGTGCACGACGACGTCGTGGTGCTGGGCGCGCTCACGACCTACGCCGAGGTGCAGGCGCACCCGCTGCTCGTGGCCGAGTTCCCGATGCTGGTCGAGGCGGCGCGGCTCTCGGGGGCGGCGGCGATCCAGAACCGCGGCACCCTGGGGGGCAACGTCGCCAACGCATCGCCGGCCGCCGATAGCCCACCGGCGCTGCTGGCCTACGGCGCCGAGCTCGAGCTGGTCAGCCGCGCGGGGCGCCGGCGGGTGCCCTATCGAGGCTTCCACACCGGCTACAAGGCCTCGCTGCGGCGAGCCGACGAGATCATCACGGCGCTGGTCTTGCCGCGGCCGCGGGCGGGCACGGCGCCCGTGCAGCACTACCGCAAGGTCGGCACCCGCAAGGCCCAAGCGATCGCGAAGGTCGGGCTCGCGTTCGCGATGGATCTGCGCGACGGCGTGGTGCACGACGTGCGGCTGGGCCTGTCGAGCGTGGCCGCGACGCCATTGTTCGCCGAGCGCACCGCGGACTGCATGCGCGGGCGGCCGCTGCGGGCGATCATCGACGAGGCCGCGGCGACCTTGGCCGACGAGGTCACGCCCATCGACGACGTGCGCTCGACCGGTGCGTACCGCCGCCGGGTCGCGGTGAACCTGCTGCGCGACGCGCTGGAGGCGGCCGCCGCTGGTCGTGCGCCGGTCGATTCACTCTGA
- a CDS encoding (2Fe-2S)-binding protein, with product MDHATSFSVNGRAVTVQAHPLTRLLDVLREQLRLFGTKEGCGEGECGACSVFVDGVVVNSCLVPIGQCEGVAVETIEALADDPRVRVLQDAFVRCGGAQCGICTPGMLVAATALVRTRPQADADEIRTALAGNLCRCTGYVRIVDAVAQACDELVRSGDAGAR from the coding sequence ATGGACCACGCGACTTCATTCTCGGTCAACGGCCGCGCCGTCACGGTGCAGGCCCATCCGCTCACGCGCCTGCTCGACGTGCTGCGCGAGCAGCTGCGCCTCTTCGGCACCAAGGAGGGCTGCGGCGAGGGCGAGTGCGGCGCGTGCTCGGTGTTCGTCGACGGCGTGGTGGTCAACAGCTGCCTGGTGCCGATCGGTCAGTGCGAGGGCGTGGCGGTCGAGACCATCGAGGCGCTCGCCGACGATCCACGGGTGCGTGTGCTGCAGGACGCGTTCGTGCGCTGCGGCGGGGCCCAGTGCGGCATCTGTACCCCCGGCATGCTGGTGGCCGCGACCGCGTTGGTGCGCACGCGACCGCAGGCCGACGCCGACGAGATTCGCACGGCGCTCGCGGGCAACCTGTGCCGCTGCACCGGCTACGTGCGCATCGTCGACGCGGTCGCCCAGGCCTGCGACGAGCTGGTGCGCAGCGGCGACGCAGGTGCGCGATGA
- a CDS encoding xanthine dehydrogenase family protein: MADGFVGRSVPRREGHDKVTGATSYVDDVVLPGMWHGVTVRSNVARAKLLGIEFGAGIPWHEFAIVTAADLPGPNVVKLIDVDQPLLAHGEIHHADEPVVLLAHPDRAMAERGRAAVTLRLEPLPAVFDLDAALRGDVIVWGKDNLFREYLTGHGDVDAALADPDLVVVEGTYETGAQEQMYIEPQGMIAEYDDATGVCVQGSLQCPYYVHAALVALFELPPEKIRVIQTATGGGFGGKEEYPSVIAAHAAVLARKAGRPVKLIYDRVEDVRATTKRHPSRTRHRTAVRRDGTLVAMDIDFVIDGGAYLTLSPVVLSRGAIHAAGPYRCEHVRVRARAVATSHPPHGAFRGFGAPQSVFALERQLDRVADALGMDPAALRRKNLLRQGERTAVGQLIDEPIALEAVLDRALASSRWHERRAAHEAFNRSTDGPLRRGIGLATFMHGAGFTGAGEVHLASVAHLEAHVDGTLEVLAASTEIGQGTTTIFAQIVADAIGLPMERVRVARPDTAAVPNSGPTVASRTTMVVGNLLRRAALEIRAKLVAGGGLPAGDGALDPAAFTRAVAAFVERHGRLRGEARYQPPEGLAWDEKAFRGDAYAAYAWAAYVADVTVDLRTAEVRIEDFVAVQEVGRVVNPVLAAGQIEGGVAQAIGWAIYERVVWKDGRVANPQMTNYIIPTSVDTPPIRVEFMAPFLGDDAPSKGIGELPMDGPAPAILAAIAHASGADVTAIPLLPEQLMLALPGGQA, translated from the coding sequence ATGGCTGACGGCTTCGTCGGACGCAGCGTGCCGCGTCGAGAAGGGCACGACAAGGTCACGGGCGCGACCTCCTACGTCGACGACGTGGTGCTGCCGGGCATGTGGCACGGCGTCACCGTGCGCTCGAACGTGGCGCGGGCCAAGCTGCTCGGCATCGAGTTCGGCGCGGGCATCCCGTGGCACGAGTTCGCGATCGTCACGGCCGCCGACCTGCCGGGGCCCAACGTCGTCAAGCTGATCGACGTCGATCAGCCGCTGCTGGCCCACGGCGAGATCCACCACGCCGACGAGCCGGTGGTGCTGCTGGCCCACCCCGATCGCGCGATGGCGGAGCGGGGACGCGCGGCCGTCACGTTGCGGCTCGAGCCGCTGCCGGCGGTGTTCGATCTCGACGCAGCGCTGCGCGGCGACGTGATCGTGTGGGGCAAGGACAACCTGTTTCGCGAGTACCTCACCGGCCACGGCGACGTCGATGCAGCGCTCGCCGATCCCGACCTGGTGGTGGTCGAGGGCACCTACGAGACCGGCGCGCAGGAGCAGATGTACATCGAGCCCCAGGGCATGATCGCCGAGTACGACGACGCCACCGGCGTGTGCGTGCAGGGCTCGCTGCAGTGCCCGTACTACGTGCACGCGGCCCTGGTGGCGCTCTTCGAGCTGCCGCCCGAGAAGATCCGCGTGATCCAGACGGCGACCGGCGGCGGCTTCGGCGGCAAGGAGGAGTACCCCTCGGTGATCGCCGCCCACGCGGCGGTGCTGGCCCGCAAGGCCGGCCGGCCGGTGAAGCTGATCTACGATCGCGTGGAGGACGTCCGCGCGACCACCAAGCGTCACCCCTCGCGCACCCGCCATCGCACGGCGGTGCGCAGGGACGGCACCTTGGTGGCGATGGACATCGACTTCGTGATCGACGGCGGTGCCTACCTGACGCTGTCGCCGGTGGTGCTCTCGCGCGGGGCCATCCACGCCGCCGGGCCCTACCGCTGCGAGCACGTGCGCGTGCGGGCGCGGGCGGTCGCCACCAGCCATCCGCCGCATGGGGCCTTCCGCGGCTTCGGTGCGCCGCAGAGCGTGTTCGCGCTGGAGCGCCAGCTCGATCGGGTCGCCGACGCGCTCGGCATGGACCCCGCGGCGCTGCGCCGCAAGAACCTGCTGCGGCAGGGCGAGCGCACGGCGGTCGGTCAGTTGATCGACGAGCCCATCGCGCTGGAGGCGGTGCTCGATCGCGCGCTGGCGTCGTCGCGCTGGCACGAGCGCCGTGCCGCCCACGAGGCCTTCAACCGCAGCACCGACGGGCCGCTGCGCCGCGGCATCGGGCTCGCCACGTTCATGCACGGGGCCGGCTTCACCGGCGCCGGCGAGGTCCACCTGGCCTCGGTGGCGCACCTCGAGGCCCATGTCGACGGCACCCTCGAGGTGCTCGCCGCATCGACCGAGATCGGCCAAGGCACCACCACGATCTTCGCGCAGATCGTCGCGGACGCGATCGGCCTGCCGATGGAGCGCGTGCGCGTGGCCCGGCCCGACACCGCGGCGGTGCCCAACAGCGGACCGACGGTGGCCTCGCGCACGACGATGGTGGTGGGCAACCTGCTGCGCCGCGCCGCGCTCGAGATCCGCGCCAAGCTGGTCGCGGGCGGCGGGCTGCCGGCGGGCGACGGCGCGCTCGATCCGGCCGCGTTCACCCGCGCGGTCGCGGCCTTCGTCGAGCGCCATGGTCGCCTGCGCGGCGAGGCCCGCTACCAGCCGCCCGAGGGCCTGGCCTGGGACGAGAAGGCCTTCCGCGGCGATGCCTATGCCGCCTACGCGTGGGCGGCCTACGTCGCCGACGTGACCGTCGATCTGCGCACCGCCGAGGTTCGCATCGAGGACTTCGTGGCGGTGCAGGAGGTCGGGCGCGTGGTCAACCCGGTGCTGGCCGCGGGCCAGATCGAAGGTGGGGTCGCGCAGGCGATCGGCTGGGCGATCTACGAGCGCGTGGTGTGGAAGGACGGCCGCGTCGCCAACCCGCAGATGACCAACTACATCATCCCGACCTCGGTCGACACCCCGCCGATCCGCGTCGAGTTCATGGCGCCGTTCTTGGGCGACGACGCGCCGAGCAAGGGCATCGGCGAGCTGCCGATGGACGGGCCCGCGCCGGCGATCCTCGCCGCCATCGCGCATGCGAGTGGGGCCGACGTCACGGCCATCCCGCTGCTGCCCGAACAACTCATGCTCGCACTGCCAGGGGGCCAGGCCTAG
- a CDS encoding c-type cytochrome: protein MAWLHAACSFDASGQPTADASTGTSGTAHGSSGATAAASDSGSAVDTTAADGSGEGGLPPGPWDDGWPIPAEPQTEGDPEAGWYQLTHEGYVSCGIPLSMWGLLAPFMSNFTGGEPLPDRDGDNANIPYNWNVHVAGSGVKVVSQNCLTCHAGRFDGKLVIGLGDVDTDFTQRIDQLLELVPTPDLPAGDLDELSKFLDRLKVLGPYTTMRTVGTNPAEPMAVTLVAHHDRDTLAWSDEPLQPLPEIIVPSDPPPWWRAHKKNALFYNAMARGDHRGTMMLASSLCTDSVDEATAIAAYFNNIHAFVRSVRAPLYPYPIDAPLAQAGEPVFLAHCAGCHGTYASGAAGHDDSGDTYPNLLLPLDVIGTDPVVAQGGTIYAPQMVEWYNLSFYGTITRMAPDEPFEGYAAPPLDGIWATAPFFHNGSVPNLAAVIDSSKRPTYWKRVDHDTTNFDQPSVGWPYVALDYGQDQADAAERRHIYDTTQFAHGNGGHDFGDALDDAERRALLEYLKTL, encoded by the coding sequence ATGGCGTGGTTGCACGCCGCGTGTTCGTTCGACGCCAGCGGTCAGCCGACCGCGGACGCGAGCACCGGCACCAGCGGCACCGCGCACGGCAGCTCGGGCGCGACCGCGGCCGCCTCCGACAGCGGTTCCGCCGTCGACACCACCGCAGCCGACGGCAGTGGCGAGGGCGGGCTGCCGCCCGGTCCGTGGGACGACGGCTGGCCGATCCCCGCCGAGCCGCAGACCGAGGGCGATCCGGAGGCTGGCTGGTATCAGCTGACCCACGAGGGTTACGTCTCGTGCGGCATCCCGCTGTCGATGTGGGGCCTGCTGGCGCCGTTCATGTCGAACTTCACGGGCGGGGAGCCGCTGCCCGATCGCGACGGCGACAACGCGAACATCCCGTACAACTGGAACGTGCACGTCGCCGGCAGCGGCGTGAAGGTGGTCTCGCAGAACTGCCTGACCTGCCACGCCGGCCGCTTCGACGGCAAGCTCGTGATCGGGCTGGGCGACGTCGACACCGACTTCACGCAGCGCATCGATCAGCTGCTCGAGCTGGTGCCGACCCCCGATCTCCCCGCCGGTGATCTCGACGAGCTGAGCAAGTTCCTCGATCGCCTCAAGGTGCTCGGGCCCTACACGACCATGCGCACGGTCGGCACCAACCCCGCGGAGCCGATGGCGGTGACCTTGGTGGCGCACCACGATCGCGACACCCTGGCGTGGTCCGACGAGCCGCTGCAGCCGCTGCCCGAGATCATCGTGCCGTCGGATCCGCCGCCGTGGTGGCGCGCGCACAAGAAGAACGCGCTCTTCTACAACGCGATGGCCCGCGGCGATCACCGCGGCACCATGATGCTGGCGTCGTCGCTGTGCACCGACAGCGTCGACGAGGCCACCGCGATCGCGGCCTACTTCAACAACATCCACGCCTTCGTGCGATCGGTGCGGGCGCCGCTGTACCCGTACCCGATCGACGCGCCGCTGGCCCAGGCCGGCGAGCCGGTGTTCCTGGCCCACTGCGCGGGCTGCCACGGCACCTACGCCAGCGGGGCCGCCGGTCACGACGACAGCGGTGACACCTATCCCAACCTGCTGCTGCCGCTCGACGTGATCGGCACCGACCCGGTGGTCGCGCAGGGCGGGACCATCTACGCGCCGCAGATGGTCGAGTGGTACAACCTGTCGTTCTACGGCACGATCACCCGCATGGCGCCGGACGAGCCCTTCGAGGGCTACGCCGCGCCGCCGCTCGACGGCATCTGGGCGACCGCGCCGTTCTTCCACAACGGCTCGGTGCCCAACCTCGCCGCCGTGATCGACTCGAGCAAGCGCCCGACCTACTGGAAGCGCGTCGATCACGACACCACGAACTTCGACCAGCCCTCCGTGGGCTGGCCGTACGTGGCGCTGGACTACGGTCAGGACCAGGCCGACGCGGCCGAGCGGCGCCACATCTACGACACCACGCAGTTCGCCCACGGCAACGGCGGGCACGACTTCGGCGACGCGCTCGACGACGCCGAGCGCCGGGCGCTGCTCGAGTACCTGAAGACGCTGTAG
- a CDS encoding endonuclease — MLRLRWWWPRGPVGAVLWLVACSGSPTTQDGKDGKDAEKAATSKPAAKPVPAPVPTPTPPTRALPKTLTRSDAEAKAGEIWADHRQSFYCGCAFTNDRKTVRASCGYKTRANEARAHVIEWTQVVPPSAFGAHRACWTTEACRRDDGTAYGGIECCRSADPVFAAMESDLYNLVPVIGEVIEDRSDHALGEIKGEERLYGACDVEVDTAAGVIEPPERMRGDIARVYLYMRATYGDELHVAPEQWSLLESWNAADPADDWERTRSARIAAVQGQGDPQLAGAPAPAPAPGTPAAAPAEAGSKGAPKQGAPKQGKPKAPPKPAPTDAPAPSE, encoded by the coding sequence ATGCTGCGGTTGCGTTGGTGGTGGCCCCGCGGGCCGGTGGGCGCGGTCCTGTGGCTCGTGGCGTGTTCCGGCAGCCCGACCACGCAAGACGGCAAGGACGGCAAGGACGCCGAGAAGGCCGCGACGAGCAAGCCCGCCGCCAAGCCGGTGCCAGCGCCCGTACCCACGCCGACGCCGCCGACGCGCGCGCTGCCCAAGACGCTGACGCGCAGCGACGCCGAGGCCAAGGCTGGCGAGATCTGGGCCGACCACCGGCAGTCGTTCTACTGCGGCTGCGCGTTCACCAACGATCGCAAGACCGTGCGCGCGTCGTGTGGCTACAAGACCCGCGCGAACGAGGCCCGCGCCCACGTCATCGAGTGGACGCAGGTGGTGCCGCCGTCGGCGTTCGGTGCCCACCGTGCATGCTGGACCACCGAGGCCTGTCGCCGCGACGACGGCACCGCCTACGGCGGGATCGAGTGCTGTCGCAGCGCCGACCCGGTGTTCGCGGCGATGGAGTCGGACCTCTACAACCTCGTGCCGGTGATCGGCGAGGTGATCGAGGATCGCTCGGACCACGCGCTCGGCGAGATCAAGGGCGAGGAGCGGCTCTACGGTGCCTGCGATGTCGAGGTCGACACCGCCGCGGGGGTGATCGAGCCGCCCGAGCGCATGCGAGGTGACATCGCACGGGTCTACCTCTACATGCGCGCCACCTACGGCGACGAGCTCCACGTCGCACCCGAGCAGTGGAGCTTGCTCGAGTCCTGGAACGCGGCCGACCCCGCCGACGACTGGGAGCGCACGCGATCGGCCCGCATCGCCGCGGTGCAGGGGCAGGGTGATCCGCAGCTCGCGGGCGCCCCGGCACCCGCCCCGGCACCCGGGACGCCCGCCGCGGCCCCTGCCGAAGCGGGGTCGAAGGGCGCACCGAAGCAGGGCGCACCGAAGCAGGGCAAGCCCAAGGCCCCGCCCAAGCCCGCGCCGACCGACGCACCCGCGCCGTCAGAATAG
- a CDS encoding helix-turn-helix transcriptional regulator: MAAARDPAAALATNVRMLRESRGLTHAQAATLAGLPRATWTNLESGASNPTLAVLLAVATALQITLDELVAPPRATARLYKQDALVQRRRGDAIIRKLLPDPLPGLDIERIELPPGAGFAGVPHTAGTREYLTCERGAMELAVAGTKYRLEAGDVVVFRGDQNHGYRNPTAKPAVAFSAVVLAPGPV; this comes from the coding sequence ATGGCCGCCGCCCGCGATCCCGCGGCGGCGCTGGCGACCAACGTCCGCATGCTCCGCGAGTCGCGGGGCCTCACCCACGCCCAGGCCGCGACGCTGGCGGGCCTGCCCCGCGCGACCTGGACCAACCTCGAGTCGGGCGCCAGCAACCCCACGCTCGCGGTGCTGCTCGCGGTCGCCACCGCCCTGCAGATCACCCTCGACGAGCTGGTCGCGCCGCCGCGGGCGACCGCGCGGCTGTACAAGCAGGACGCGCTGGTGCAGCGACGACGCGGCGACGCCATCATCCGCAAGCTCTTGCCCGATCCGCTGCCGGGCCTCGACATCGAGCGCATCGAGCTGCCCCCGGGGGCCGGCTTCGCCGGGGTCCCACACACCGCGGGCACACGCGAGTACCTGACGTGCGAGCGTGGTGCGATGGAGCTCGCGGTGGCGGGCACGAAGTATCGGCTCGAGGCCGGCGACGTGGTGGTCTTCCGCGGCGATCAGAACCACGGCTATCGCAACCCGACCGCCAAGCCAGCGGTGGCGTTCTCGGCGGTGGTGCTCGCGCCGGGTCCGGTCTGA
- a CDS encoding FAD binding domain-containing protein, giving the protein MLRLPLLDVVRPRDLDDALALLATPGARVVAGGTDLLPNLKHRLDRPPLLVSLAGLPELERIAVDVCAGVLRIGAAVTLTNLAEDARVRESFPSLAHAAGHVASPLIRNMGTLGGNVNLDTRCRYVNQTEFWRSAIGGCLKSEGSVCHVVPGGRNCVAAMSSDCVPVLIGLDASIVLRSVRGARELPLAEYFQADGTRHTVRADDELACEIRVPLPTGPRRCAYTKWSVRKSIDFPLVSIALRFDLDADRVDAMITAVRVVVGVLGARPREVTRLDDLVGASLNDPAVAEAVATRVHGQCKPLENVPYEAGYRREMLAVHTRRAIAAMVGA; this is encoded by the coding sequence ATGCTGAGGTTGCCCCTGCTCGACGTGGTACGGCCACGGGACCTCGACGACGCGCTGGCGCTGCTCGCCACGCCCGGTGCGCGCGTGGTCGCCGGCGGCACCGACCTGCTGCCCAACCTCAAGCACCGGCTCGATCGGCCGCCGCTGCTGGTGTCGCTCGCGGGCTTGCCCGAGCTCGAGCGCATCGCGGTCGACGTGTGCGCCGGGGTGCTGCGCATCGGCGCCGCGGTCACGCTCACGAATCTCGCCGAGGACGCGCGCGTGCGCGAGTCGTTCCCCAGCCTCGCCCACGCCGCAGGCCACGTCGCGAGCCCGCTCATCCGCAACATGGGCACCCTGGGCGGCAACGTGAACCTCGACACCCGCTGTCGCTACGTCAACCAGACCGAGTTCTGGCGCTCGGCGATCGGTGGCTGCCTCAAGAGCGAGGGCAGCGTGTGCCACGTCGTGCCGGGCGGTCGCAACTGTGTGGCCGCGATGTCGAGTGACTGCGTGCCCGTGCTCATCGGCTTGGACGCCAGCATCGTGCTGCGGTCGGTCCGCGGCGCCCGCGAGCTGCCGCTGGCGGAGTACTTCCAGGCCGACGGCACCCGCCACACGGTGCGCGCCGACGACGAGCTGGCGTGTGAGATCCGCGTGCCGCTGCCGACTGGACCCCGTCGCTGCGCGTACACCAAGTGGTCGGTGCGCAAGAGCATCGACTTCCCGCTGGTTTCGATCGCACTGCGCTTCGATCTCGATGCCGACCGTGTCGACGCGATGATCACCGCGGTGCGCGTGGTCGTCGGCGTGCTCGGTGCGCGCCCGCGCGAGGTGACGCGGCTCGACGATCTGGTCGGCGCCAGCCTGAACGATCCCGCGGTCGCCGAGGCGGTCGCGACCCGCGTGCACGGACAGTGCAAGCCGCTCGAGAACGTGCCGTACGAGGCCGGCTATCGCCGCGAGATGCTGGCGGTGCACACCCGCCGTGCGATCGCGGCGATGGTGGGGGCGTAG